Proteins found in one Quercus robur chromosome 2, dhQueRobu3.1, whole genome shotgun sequence genomic segment:
- the LOC126712431 gene encoding uncharacterized protein LOC126712431, which translates to MEAVLVPYSPDQPISPYKYNKQIKTSPKKSPRAFISKPSEIRGGLLHHPSLSFSYPSSAPLFNQSYLQQQQQQPPLLPLPNPITHQSLPSRTRGLSSPPTRKPNKPRDQSLTPKKSKPTKREDPKQDLKTTTHALSQCLIIASTKRLGPDPNDLPKDVSRVLSSVPGGGKSFGKVVGAEEFEKFSGSVFSLAPPPSSLPLPKFSLRPKLRCNVEASAGIDAGATDNLRRLLRLH; encoded by the coding sequence ATGGAGGCAGTTCTGGTACCATATTCACCAGACCAACCAATCTCTCCCTACAAGTATAACAAGCAAATCAAAACCTCACCGAAGAAAAGTCCTCGAGCTTTCATTTCCAAGCCCTCAGAAATCCGTGGTGGTCTCTTACACCACCCTTCTCTCTCGTTTTCTTATCCATCCTCAGCTCCACTCTTTAACCAATCATAtctgcaacaacaacaacaacaaccacctcTTCTTCCTCTACCAAACCCCATAACACACCAATCTCTCCCTTCTCGAACTCGAGGCCTCTCTTCTCCTCCTACACGAAAGCCCAACAAACCCAGAGACCAGTCTCTCACACcaaagaaatcaaaacccacaaagaGAGAAGACCCAAAGCAAGATTTGAAAACAACTACACATGCTCTTTCTCAGTGTTTGATCATAGCTTCCACCAAGCGCTTAGGTCCAGACCCGAATGATCTACCAAAGGATGTGTCTCGGGTTTTATCATCGGTGCCTGGAGGAGGTAAGAGTTTTGGTAAGGTGGTGGGTGCAGAAgagtttgaaaaattttcaggtTCAGTATTTAGTCTAGCTCCACCTCCGAGTAGCTTGCCACTGCCAAAGTTTTCTTTGAGGCCAAAGCTTAGGTGCAACGTTGAGGCATCCGCCGGAATAGATGCCGGAGCCACTGACAATCTCCGTCGACTGTTAAGGCTCCATTGA